From a single Rutidosis leptorrhynchoides isolate AG116_Rl617_1_P2 chromosome 5, CSIRO_AGI_Rlap_v1, whole genome shotgun sequence genomic region:
- the LOC139849848 gene encoding serine/threonine-protein phosphatase 7 long form homolog, with protein sequence MDNQVRGRSIPLNPDLLFLQSLNSHRSYSIFTEKISSDALIKPRRCDLTFWQHISDLPNERINARVEGYLNAKGLGLVCKLGEATITLQDVQILWGLPIDGPPVTGIWHSMEDAQWRQLVTQYLGIADNHIAEADIQTGKIKISCLINELNREVVEIEERIQQRARVYMLALMGGVLFSYANAHDVPLNYIWNIIDLSPEPRLSWGSAVLAHLYRNLCRAAQSEDAKSINGATLLLQHWAYERIQTLAPKLRHDVLLEPPLPNGMGQPPLKERMFCWCPYDDNLQSRLPDECLADRELWSYRSPIIFWSTIELHLPDRVNRRFGWIQDIPNSDMFTQEMHRIVHNTSLKSKQNADLTKSFPQVNFLPHWRDRHQHLHRGVDGLGTVADYFQWYNARTVTHITNPGNVPPANTYPRWAGTTNVYEEGLMRIRRHALTQMQPDSQPNPQPFLDIPNQIFNYT encoded by the exons ATGGATAATCAAGTGCGTGGTAGATCTATCCCTCTTAATCCGGATCTATTATTTTTACAATCACTAAACTCACATAGATCGTATTCGATATTTACCGAAAAGATTTCTAGTGATGCACTTATAAAGCCAAGAAGATGTGATTTAACATTTTGGCAACATATTAGTGATCTTCCAAATGAACGAATAAATGCACGGGTTGAAGGTTATCTTAATGCAAAGGGTTTGGGTTTAGTGTGCAAACTCG GAGAAGCAACTATAACGTTGCAAGATGTTCAAATTCTATGGGGTTTACCCATAGACGGCCCCCCTGTTACCGGAATATGGCATTCTATGGAAGATGCCCAATGGCGACAATTAGTTACTCAATATTTAGGGATTGCCGATAACCATATTGCTGAAGCGGATATACAGACAGGAAAGATCAAAATATCTTGTTTAATCAATGAATTGAATAGAGAAGTTGTAGAGATTGAGGAACGTATCCAACAACGGGCTAGAGTCTACATGTTGGCACTAATGGGTGGCGTCCTATTCTCTTACGCTAATGCCCACGATGTCCCGTTGAACTATATTTGGAACATCATAGACTTGAGTCCCGAGCCTCGTTTGAGTTGGGGTAGTGCGGTTCTAGCACACCTTTATAGAAATTTGTGTCGTGCCGCTCAATCTGAAGATGCAAAGAGCATCAATGGTGCGACGCTTTTACTACAACATTGGGCGTATGAAAGAATACAAACCCTCGCGCCAAAACTCAGACACGATGTACTCTTGGAGCCCCCGCTACCAAACGGTATGGGACAGCCACCATTGAAGGAACGTATG TTTTGCTGGTGTCCGTATGATGATAACTTACAGAGCCGACTTCCCGATGAATGTCTAGCTGATAGGGAGTTGTGGTCATACCGTAGCCCAATTATATTTTGGTCTACTATTGAGTTGCATCTACCAGATAGGGTCAACAGACGGTTCGGTTGGATTCAAGATATTCCAAATTCGGACATGTTCACTCAGGAGATGCATCGTATAGTTCACAACACAAGCCTAAAGTCCAAACAGAATGCCGATTTGACGAAAAGTTTCCCACAAGTCAATTTCCTTCCCCATTGGAGGGACCGACATCAGCATCTGCATCGTGGTGTGGACGGGTTGGGCACGGTTGCTGACTACTTTCAGTGGTATAATGCGCGCACGGTTACACACATTACAAATCCTGGAAACGTACCACCAGCCAACACATATCCTAGATGGGCAGGAACTACTAATGTTTAT GAGGAGGGGCTTATGAGGATACGGAGACACGCATTAACTCAAATGCAACCGGACAGTCAACCAAACCCACAACCATTTCTTGACATTCCAAATCAAATTTTCAACTACACATAA
- the LOC139849849 gene encoding protein FAR1-RELATED SEQUENCE 12-like translates to MELEKEILQICQEFLYGPRVENGVDTFKYVFWAFSPAIRAYSQCIPIICIDGTHLKGAYNGKVLTAVGKNANNQILPVAFAIVDNESNESWTWFLGLLQLHVVGNRKLCVISDRHQGILHAMSLQTYGWEHRYCLRHIRSNVMKHYKIQAIKKLCWTVGSTANHILFKNAVSALRGVSQEAWDYLVDADLGMWTVYRDSEKSRWGNTTTNIAESLNNVLRHARMMPIRACIEYTFDYTRQHFYDQYRESFQWNSPLSKNIWKIYREREIRSQTYKTTCYDYQRRVYKVQSTYQRSGEGGTDYTVRFAARKCSCERWQHQRLPCSHAISVCSHLHEDATVLGSKKYTTTVWRQQYSHFFNPLRDMSYWATVDRKIKADPTRLIKHRGRKKSKRFPGQMDEREKQKLKCGICREEGHNRNTCPTRFP, encoded by the exons ATGGAACTTGAGAAAGAAATTTTGCAGATCTGCCAAG AATTCTTATATGGCCCTCGAGTTGAGAACGGTGTAGACACATTCAAGTATGTATTTTGGGCCTTTAGTCCAGCTATTAGAGCATATAGCCAGTGTATTCCGATAATTTGCATTGACGGAACCCATTTGAAAGGGGCTTACAATGGTAAGGTGCTTACCGCAGTTGGCAAAAATGCTAACAATCAAATTCTGCCAGTTGCTTTCGCAATTGTTGACAATGAAAGTAACGAGAGTTGGACTTGGTTTTTGGGTTTGTTGCAACTCCATGTTGTTGGCAATAGGAAGCTGTGTGTTATATCTGATCGCCACCAGGGTATCCTACATGCCATGAGTTTACAGACATATGGTTGGGAACATAGGTATTGTTTGCGCCATATTCGTAGCAACGTAATGAAACACTATAAAATTCAAGCGATCAAAAAGTTGTGTTGGACAGTCGGTTCGACAGCCAATCATATACTGTTCAAGAATGCTGTATCAGCACTTAGGGGGGTTAGTCAAGAGGCTTGGGATTATTTGGTAGATGCGGATTTAGGAATGTGGACTGTCTATAGGGATAGTGAAAAGAGTCGTTGGGGTAACACAACGACAAACATTGCTGAATCCCTCAATAACGTGTTGCGTCATGCCCGAATGATGCCGATTAGAGCGTGTATTGAATATACGTTTGACTACACTAGGCAACACTTTTACGATCAATATCGAGAATCTTTTCAATGGAATTCACCACTTTCCAAGAACATTTGGAAAATCTATCGCGAACGAGAAATAAGATcccaaacatacaaaacaacatGTTACGATTACCAGAGACGTGTGTACAAGGTCCAGTCAACTTATCAAAGAAGCGGTGAAGGTGGCACCGATTACACCGTAAGGTTTGCTGCTAGAAAGTGTTCATGTGAAAGATGGCAACACCAAAGATTACCTTGCTCTCATGCTATTTCTGTTTGTAGCCATCTACATGAAGATGCAACCGTGTTGGGTAGTAAAAAGTACACAACTACTGTATGGAGACAACAATATAGCCATTTCTTTAATCCACTCAGAGACATGAGTTATTGGGCAACGGTTGACAGGAAAATTAAGGCTGATCCAACAAGATTGATCAAGCACAGGGGAAGGAAGAAATCGAAACGTTTTCCGGGCCAGATGGATGAACGTGAAAAGCAGAAACTAAAGTGTGGTATCTGCAGAGAAGAAGGCCACAACAGAAATACATGTCCTACTAGGTTTCCATAG
- the LOC139846608 gene encoding cytochrome P450 CYP72A219-like: MEQVSLVANGVIIVCCVVAVIYAWRLFNWVWLKPKSMEKHLRDQGFNGNPYKFLYGDVKEMVKMTSQARLEPIKLTDSILPRVMPFIYTSAKIHGDNFFTWLGPRPVVHVTEPTLIREVLGNYYQFQKPRGGNPLTKLLGTGVADADGDIWAKHRKIINPAFHAEKLKHMLPAFYVSCSEMICKWEGLTKGRSSEVDVYPDLQTFTSDVISRTAFGSSYEEGKRIFELQKEQEKLVVKAAQSLYIPGSRFLPTKSNKRMMEIDREVKGSIKKIIDKRLKAMLNGESSKEDLLGILLDSNNKEIKQQGNTNFGLNHDEVIENCKIFYFAGQETTANLLVWTMITLSHHTNWQDRARDEVLRVFKERKPDVDGLNHLKIINMILHEVLRLYPAGIALGRTIHEETKLGNTTLPAGSHLQLHMMILHRDPNIWGNDVDEFNPERFAEGVSKATKHQLSYLPFGGGPRICIGQNFAMLEAKMALVMILRRFSFELSPSYSHAPYTIVTLQPQFGAQLILTEL; the protein is encoded by the exons ATGGAGCAAGTTAGCTTAGTAGCGAATGGAGTGATCATTGTGTGTTGTGTAGTAGCAGTTATATATGCATGGAGATTATTCAATTGGGTTTGGTTAAAGCCAAAATCAATGGAAAAGCATCTTAGAGATCAAGGTTTTAATGGTAATCCATATAAGTTTTTATATGGAGATGTTAAAGAAATGGTAAAGATGACGTCACAAGCTAGACTCGAGCCCATCAAACTCACCGATAGTATACTTCCACGTGTCATGCCGTTTATCTATACATCTGCTAAGATTCATG GCGATAATTTCTTTACATGGTTGGGGCCAAGACCTGTGGTACATGTAACGGAGCCAACATTAATACGAGAGGTTTTGGGTAATTATTATCAATTTCAAAAGCCAAGAGGAGGGAACCCGTTAACGAAGTTGCTAGGAACAGGTGTTGCCGATGCTGATGGCGATATATGGGCAAAACATAGAAAAATCATCAATCCTGCATTCCATGCTGAAAAACTCAAA CACATGTTACCAGCCTTTTATGTTAGTTGTAGTGAGATGATATGCAAATGGGAAGGACTAACGAAAGGCAGATCAAGTGAAGTTGACGTTTATCCCGATCTTCAAACATTTACCAGTGATGTAATTTCACGCACGGCATTCGGTAGCAGTTATGAGGAAGGAAAGAGGATATTTGAACTTCAAAAAGAACAAGAAAAACTCGTTGTAAAGGCTGCTCAATCGCTGTATATTCCAGGATCTAG ATTTTTGCCTACAAAGAGCAACAAAAGAATGATGGAGATTGACCGAGAAGTAAAGGGCTCAATAAAGAAAATTATTGATAAGCGTTTAAAGGCAATGCTAAATGGAGAAAGTAGTAAAGAGGATTTGTTGGGAATATTGTTAGATTCAAATAATAAAGAAATCAAACAACAAGGGAATACCAATTTCGGACTCAACCACGATGAAGTCATTGAAAATTGCAAAATTTTCTACTTTGCGGGCCAAGAAACTACTGCAAATCTGCTTGTTTGGACGATGATTACGTTGAGTCACCACACGAATTGGCAAGATCGTGCTAGAGATGAAGTTCTAAGAGTGTTCAAAGAAAGAAAACCGGATGTTGATGGACTAAACCATCTAAAGATT ATCAATATGATCTTGCATGAGGTACTTAGGTTATACCCGGCGGGTATAGCTTTGGGTCGAACGATACATGAAGAAACTAAATTAGGGAACACAACGTTACCAGCCGGCTCCCACTTACAGTTGCACATGATGATTTTGCATCGTGACCCAAATATTTGGGGCAATGATGTGGATGAGTTCAATCCGGAGCGATTTGCTGAAGGTGTCTCAAAGGCAACCAAGCACCAACTTTCGTACTTACCATTTGGAGGTGGCCCACGTATATGCATCGGACAAAATTTCGCAATGTTAGAAGCGAAAATGGCGCTTGTTATGATTCTACGACGCTTCTCCTTTGAGCTTTCGCCATCATACTCTCATGCTCCATATACAATTGTGACTTTGCAACCTCAGTTTGGTGCTCAATTGATTTTGACTGAACTTTAA